The genomic region TCGAACAGGTCGGATTGCTGGAACAGGCGGACTCGTACCCCGCTGAACTCTCCGGCGGACAGAAACAGCGCGTCGGCATCGCTCGCGCACTCGCGATGGACCCAGACCTGTTGCTGTTTGACGAGCCGACCAGCGCACTTGACCCCGAACTCGTCGGCGAAGTCGTCGAGGTAATGCGTGACCTCGCCGCCGAGGGCATCACGATGCTCGTCGTCAGCCACGAGATGGACTTCGCCCGGTCGGCCGCATCCGACATCGTGTTCCTCGACGACGGTGAAATCGTCGAACACGGGCCGCCGGAGCAACTGTTCCAGAACCCCACAGCGGACCGAACCGAGCAGTTCCTGAGCAGATTGCACGCACACGAGGCGACGCCATGAGCACGGCCGAATCCACGACATCACCGAATCCGGGACTCCGTGACCGCGTCGGCACAGTGTTCACGATTCGACCGCTTACGGTGGGTCTAGCGCTGTTCTGGGTCTGGGTTCTCGCTCGCTGGACCACCGATTTCGTCCTCGCAGGGCTATTCGGGCTCGACCGCGGCACACCGTTTATCCCGGCAGCTCCGTTTCTGACAACAGCGGATACTGTCGGCTCACTCGCCGCGTC from Haloarcula rubripromontorii harbors:
- a CDS encoding amino acid ABC transporter ATP-binding protein, with product MTQPLLSIDDLHKSYGSEEVLEGVDLEMDQGDVTVLIGPSGSGKSTLLRCVNRLTEINSGQIALEGQDVTGADTDVNELRKQVGMVFQDFNLFAHLTALENVTLGPRKVLGMDAADAEAAGRDHLEQVGLLEQADSYPAELSGGQKQRVGIARALAMDPDLLLFDEPTSALDPELVGEVVEVMRDLAAEGITMLVVSHEMDFARSAASDIVFLDDGEIVEHGPPEQLFQNPTADRTEQFLSRLHAHEATP